One genomic region from Saccharomyces cerevisiae S288C chromosome XI, complete sequence encodes:
- the CCE1 gene encoding cruciform cutting endonuclease (Mitochondrial cruciform cutting endonuclease; cleaves Holliday junctions formed during recombination of mitochondrial DNA; CCE1 has a paralog, MRS1, that arose from the whole genome duplication) — translation MSTAQKAKILQLIDSCCQNAKSTQLKSLSFVIGAVNGTTKEAKRTYIQEQCEFLEKLRQQKIREGRINILSMDAGVSNFAFSKMQLLNNDPLPKVLDWQKINLEEKFFQNLKKLSLNPAETSELVFNLTEYLFESMPIPDMFTIERQRTRTMSSRHILDPILKVNILEQILFSNLENKMKYTNKIPNTSKLRYMVCSSDPHRMTSYWCIPREETPTSSKKLKSNKHSKDSRIKLVKKILSTSILEGNSTSSTKLVEFIGVWNNRIRNALTKKKSFKLCDILEIQDNSGVRKDDDLADSFLHCLSWMEWLKNYESITELLNSKTLVKTQFGQVFEFCENKVQKLKFLQNTYNND, via the coding sequence ATGTCGACAGCACAGAAAGCTAAGATATTGCAACTCATCGATTCCTGCTGCCAAAATGCAAAAAGCACACAACTGAAATCTTTATCATTTGTTATTGGAGCAGTAAATGGCACGACGAAAGAAGCTAAAAGAACCTACATTCAAGAACAGTGTGAATTTTTGGAGAAGTTACGACAACAAAAGATAAGAGAGGGAAGAATTAACATATTGTCTATGGATGCTGGTGTTTCTAACTTTGCTTTCTCTAAGATGCAATTGCTCAATAATGATCCGCTCCCTAAAGTACTAGACTGGCAAAAGATAAATCTAGAggagaaattttttcaaaacctCAAAAAGTTAAGCTTGAATCCTGCTGAAACTTCTGAGCTTGTATTTAACCTTACGGAGtatttatttgaatctATGCCGATACCAGATATGTTTACAATTGAAAGGCAACGTACCAGAACTATGTCTTCGAGGCATATTTTAGACCCAATTTTAAAAGTGAATATTCTCGAACAGATTCTTTTCTCTaacttggaaaataaaatgaagTATACGAATAAAATACCGAATACGTCCAAGTTGAGGTATATGGTATGTTCGTCCGATCCACATCGGATGACTTCATATTGGTGCATTCCAAGAGAAGAGACACCGAccagttcaaaaaagttaaaatcTAACAAACATAGCAAAGATTCTCGAATAAAGctagtgaaaaaaatactttcaaCCTCAATACTAGAAGGTAATTCAACTAGTTCTACAAAACTGGTCGAGTTCATAGGAGTTTGGAATAATAGGATAAGAAATGCCcttaccaaaaaaaaaagtttcaagcTATGTGATATACTAGAGATCCAAGATAATTCGGGGGTGAGAAAAGATGACGATTTGGCAGATTCATTCCTCCATTGTTTGTCTTGGATGGAGTGGttaaaaaattatgaaaGTATTACTGAACTcttgaattcaaaaacacTGGTTAAAACACAGTTCGGACAGGtgtttgaattttgtgAAAATAAGGTACAAAAgctgaaatttttgcaGAACACTTACAACAATGACTAA
- the UFD4 gene encoding putative ubiquitin-protein ligase UFD4 (Ubiquitin-protein ligase (E3); interacts with Rpt4p and Rpt6p, two subunits of the 19S particle of the 26S proteasome; involved in K29-linked ubiquitin-dependent protein catabolism, including ubiquitin fusion proteins; relative distribution to the nucleus increases upon DNA replication stress) gives MSENNSHNLDEHESHSENSDYMMDTQVEDDYDEDGHVQGEYSYYPDEDEDEHMLSSVGSFEADDGEDDDNDYHHEDDSGLLYGYHRTQNGSDEDRNEEEDGLERSHDNNEFGSNPLHLPDILETFAQRLEQRRQTSEGLGQHPVGRTLPEILSMIGGRMERSAESSARNERISKLIENTGNASEDPYIAMESLKELSENILMMNQMVVDRIIPMETLIGNIAAILSDKILREELELQMQACRCMYNLFEVCPESISIAVDEHVIPILQGKLVEISYIDLAEQVLETVEYISRVHGRDILKTGQLSIYVQFFDFLTIHAQRKAIAIVSNACSSIRTDDFKTIVEVLPTLKPIFSNATDQPILTRLVNAMYGICGALHGVDKFETLFSLDLIERIVQLVSIQDTPLENKLKCLDILTVLAMSSDVLSRELREKTDIVDMATRSFQHYSKSPNAGLHETLIYVPNSLLISISRFIVVLFPPEDERILSADKYTGNSDRGVISNQEKFDSLVQCLIPILVEIYTNAADFDVRRYVLIALLRVVSCINNSTAKAINDQLIKLIGSILAQKETASNANGTYSSEAGTLLVGGLSLLDLICKKFSELFFPSIKREGIFDLVKDLSVDFNNIDLKEDGNENISLSDEEGDLHSSIEECDEGDEEYDYEFTDMEIPDSVKPKKISIHIFRTLSLAYIKNKGVNLVNRVLSQMNVEQEAITEELHQIEGVVSILENPSTPDKTEEDWKGIWSVLKKCIFHEDFDVSGFEFTSTGLASSITKRITSSTVSHFILAKSFLEVFEDCIDRFLEILQSALTRLENFSIVDCGLHDGGGVSSLAKEIKIKLVYDGDASKDNIGTDLSSTIVSVHCIASFTSLNEFLRHRMVRMRFLNSLIPNLTSSSTEADREEEENCLDHMRKKNFDFFYDNEKVDMESTVFGVIFNTFVRRNRDLKTLWDDTHTIKFCKSLEGNNRESEAAEEANEGKKLRDFYKKREFAQVDTGSSADILTLLDFLHSCGVKSDSFINSKLSAKLARQLDEPLVVASGALPDWSLFLTRRFPFLFPFDTRMLFLQCTSFGYGRLIQLWKNKSKGSKDLRNDEALQQLGRITRRKLRISRKTIFATGLKILSKYGSSPDVLEIEYQEEAGTGLGPTLEFYSVVSKYFARKSLNMWRCNSYSYRSEMDVDTTDDYITTLLFPEPLNPFSNNEKVIELFGYLGTFVARSLLDNRILDFRFSKVFFELLHRMSTPNVTTVPSDVETCLLMIELVDPLLAKSLKYIVANKDDNMTLESLSLTFTVPGNDDIELIPGGCNKSLNSSNVEEYIHGVIDQILGKGIEKQLKAFIEGFSKVFSYERMLILFPDELVDIFGRVEEDWSMATLYTNLNAEHGYTMDSSIIHDFISIISAFGKHERRLFLQFLTGSPKLPIGGFKSLNPKFTVVLKHAEDGLTADEYLPSVMTCANYLKLPKYTSKDIMRSRLCQAIEEGAGAFLLS, from the coding sequence ATGTCTGAAAATAATTCGCACAACCTTGATGAACATGAGTCCCATAGCGAAAACAGTGATTATATGATGGATACGCAGGTAGAAGATGACTATGATGAGGATGGCCATGTACAGGGTGAGTACTCTTATTATcctgatgaagatgaagatgaacaTATGCTTTCTAGCGTCGGAAGTTTTGAGGCAGATGATGGTGAAGATGACGATAACGATTACCATCATGAAGATGATTCTGGACTTTTATATGGATATCATAGAACTCAGAATGGCAGTGACGAAGACagaaatgaagaagaagatggaCTTGAACGTTCTCACGATAATAATGAATTTGGCAGCAACCCCCTACATTTACCTGACATTTTGGAAACATTCGCACAAAGACTAGAACAAAGAAGACAAACAAGTGAAGGACTTGGGCAACACCCGGTTGGAAGAACACTACCCGAGATTTTATCGATGATTGGAGGAAGGATGGAGAGGAGCGCAGAGAGTTCGGCAAGGAATGAGCGGATTTCTAAATTGATAGAGAATACTGGGAATGCCTCCGAGGATCCTTATATTGCAATGGAGAGTTTAAAAGAACTTTCTGAAAACATATTAATGATGAATCAAATGGTTGTCGATAGAATTATACCGATGGAAACCTTAATAGGTAATATAGCTGCCATACTCTCTGATAAAATTTTACGGGAAGAATTAGAATTACAAATGCAAGCTTGTAGATGCATGTATAATCTTTTTGAGGTCTGCCCTGAATCTATTTCAATAGCTGTTGATGAACACGTTATACCAATTTTACAAGGAAAATTGGTAGAGATCAGTTACATTGACCTCGCAGAACAAGTTTTAGAAACGGTGGAATATATTTCTAGAGTACATGGGAGAGACATTTTAAAAACGGGCCAATTATCAATCTACGTCCAATTCTTCGATTTTTTAACTATACATGCGCAGAGGAAGGCTATCGCAATTGTTTCGAACGCCTGTAGCAGTATCCGAACGGATGACTTTAAGACCATTGTTGAAGTACTTCCAACGCTGAAGCCAATTTTCTCGAATGCGACAGACCAACCAATATTAACCAGGCTTGTAAATGCCATGTACGGTATTTGCGGGGCGTTGCATGGGGTTGACAAATTTGAGACTTTGTTTTCGTTGGATTTAATCGAAAGAATAGTTCAGCTAGTTTCTATTCAGGATACCCCCTTGGAGAATAAACTGAAATGTTTGGATATTTTAACCGTATTAGCGATGAGTAGTGATGTACTTTCAAGAGAACTGAGAGAGAAAACTGACATTGTCGACATGGCAACACGATCATTCCAGCATTATAGTAAAAGTCCTAACGCAGGGTTACATGAAACACTGATTTATGTCCCAAACAGTTTATTGATTAGCATTTCTAGATTTATAGTTGTATTGTTTCCTCCCGAGGATGAAAGAATACTGTCAGCGGATAAATATACCGGAAATAGCGACCGTGGCGTAATTTCTAACCAGGAAAAGTTTGATTCCCTAGTTCAATGTCTAATTCCAATTCTCGTTGAAATTTATACAAATGCTGCTGACTTTGACGTAAGAAGATACGTACTTATTGCTTTACTGAGGGTTGTATCATGCATAAATAATTCCACAGCAAAGGCAATCAATGATCAACTTATTAAGTTAATCGGATCTATCCTGGcccaaaaagaaacagCGTCTAACGCTAATGGTACTTACTCATCAGAAGCTGGTACACTGTTGGTTGGTGGTCTCTCGTTGCTTGACTTAATTTGTAAAAAGTTTTCCGAACTGTTCTTTCCTTCCATCAAAAGAGAGGGCATTTTTGATTTGGTTAAGGATTTGTCTGTGGATTTCAATAACATTGATTTAAAGGAAGACGggaatgaaaatatttcactTTCTGACGAAGAAGGGGATTTGCATAGCAGTATTGAGGAATGTGATGAGggtgatgaagaatatgattACGAATTTACTGATATGGAAATTCCTGATTCAGtaaaaccaaagaaaatttcaatacACATTTTCAGAACTCTATCTCTAGCTTATATTAAAAACAAGGGTGTGAACCTAGTTAATAGAGTACTTTCTCAGATGAACGTTGAGCAAGAAGCAATAACAGAGGAGCTCCATCAAATCGAAGGCGTTGTTTCTATTTTAGAAAATCCTTCCACTCCGGACAAAACTGAAGAGGATTGGAAGGGAATTTGGTCtgttttaaaaaaatgtattttCCATGAAGATTTCGACGTGTCAGGTTTCGAATTTACTTCTACAGGGCTAGCTTCCTCCATAACTAAAAGAATTACATCCTCAACGGTATCCCATTTCATTCTTGCTAAATCATTTTTAGAGGTATTTGAGGATTGTATTGACAGATTTTTAGAAATCCTACAATCTGCTCTCACAAGGCTGGAGAATTTCTCTATAGTTGATTGCGGTTTACACGATGGTGGTGGTGTATCTTCACTGGCTAAAGAGATAAAAATTAAGTTGGTTTATGATGGCGATGCAAGCAAAGATAATATTGGTACTGATTTATCATCTACTATCGTTTCGGTCCATTGCATAGCTTCTTTTACCTCACTTAATGAGTTTTTGAGACACAGAATGGTAAGAATGCgttttttgaattcattAATCCCAAACCTTACATCTTCCAGTACCGAAGCTGATagggaagaagaagaaaattgcTTGGATCAtatgagaaaaaagaactttgactttttttatgataatgaaaaagttgacATGGAGTCTACAGTATTTGGTGTGATATTTAATACATTCGTCAGGCGAAATCGTGACTTAAAAACTTTATGGGATGATACACATACAATcaaattttgcaaaagtTTAGAAGGTAACAATAGAGAGAGTGAGGCAGCCGAGGAAGCTAATGAGGGGAAAAAGTTAAGAgatttttataaaaaaagagaattcGCACAGGTTGATACTGGATCTTCAGCGGATATTCTGACATTGCTGGATTTTCTACATAGCTGCGGTGTTAAAAGCGACAGTTTTATCAACTCAAAACTAAGCGCTAAGCTCGCTAGACAACTAGATGAACCATTGGTAGTAGCAAGTGGAGCTTTGCCGGATTGGTCACTATTTTTGACCAGGAGATTcccatttttgtttccgTTTGATACCAGGATGCTTTTCCTACAATGTACTTCATTTGGTTACGGAAGATTGATTCAACTTTGGAAGAATAAGAGTAAAGGCTCGAAAGATTTAAGGAATGACGAAGCTTTACAACAACTTGGGAGAATTACTAGGCGTAAGCTGCggatttcaagaaaaacaatattCGCTACCGGTCTCAAGATTTTATCCAAGTACGGAAGTAGCCCTGACGTACTGGAAATTGAATatcaagaagaagcagGAACAGGTTTAGGACCGACTTTGGAATTTTACTCCGTAGTTTCCAAGTATTTTGCAAGAAAGTCGTTAAATATGTGGCGTTGTAACTCTTATAGTTACAGAAGCGAAATGGATGTTGATACTACTGACGATTATATTACCACTTTATTGTTCCCAGAGCCCCTCAACCCGTTTtccaataatgaaaaagttattgaaCTTTTTGGATATTTGGGGACATTTGTTGCCAGATCGTTGCTTGATAATAGAATTCTTGACTTTAGATTTAGCAAAGTCTTTTTTGAGTTATTGCACAGAATGTCTACGCCCAATGTGACGACAGTGCCGAGCGACGTTGAAACCTGTCTGTTAATGATCGAATTGGTAGATCCGTTACTCGCAAAATCCCTTAAATACATAGTAGCGAATAAGGATGACAATATGACCCTAGAATCGTTGTCCTTGACATTTACCGTTCCTGGAAATGATGACATTGAGTTGATTCCGGGGGGTTGTAATAAATCCTTGAACTCTTCTaatgttgaagaatataTCCATGGCGTTATCGACCAAATATTAGGTAAGGGCATTGAAAAACAGTTAAAAGCATTTATTGaaggtttttcaaaggtGTTTTCCTATGAGAGGATGCTAATACTTTTTCCGGATGAATTAGTGGATATTTTCGGACGAGTTGAGGAAGACTGGTCTATGGCAACTTTATACACAAACTTGAACGCTGAACATGGCTATACAATGGATTCTTCAATCATTCATGATTTTATATCAATAATATCCGCGTTTGGTAAGCATGAAAGAAGAttatttttgcaatttttaACGGGATCTCCCAAGCTTCCAATTGGGGGATTTAAAAGTTTGAACCCAAAGTTTACAGTTGTGTTAAAGCATGCTGAAGATGGCCTAACAGCAGACGAATATCTACCAAGTGTAATGACATGTGCtaattatttgaaattgccGAAGTATACTAGCAAAGATATTATGCGGTCTCGTCTTTGTCAAGCCATTGAAGAGGGTGCAGGAGCTTTTCTACTTTCCTAA
- the MRT4 gene encoding ribosome assembly factor MRT4 (Protein involved in mRNA turnover and ribosome assembly; required at post-transcriptional step for efficient retrotransposition; localizes to the nucleolus): MPRSKRSKLVTLAQTDKKGRENKERIFDEVREALDTYRYVWVLHLDDVRTPVLQEIRTSWAGSKLIMGKRKVLQKALGEKREEEYKENLYQLSKLCSGVTGLLFTDEDVNTVKEYFKSYVRSDYSRPNTKAPLTFTIPEGIVYSRGGQIPAEEDVPMIHSLEPTMRNKFEIPTKIKAGKITIDSPYLVCTEGEKLDVRQALILKQFGIAASEFKVKVSAYYDNDSSTVESTNINME; encoded by the coding sequence ATGCCAAGATCAAAACGTTCCAAGCTAGTCACTTTAGCACAAACCGATAAAAAGGGcagagaaaataaagaaagaattttcgATGAAGTGAGGGAAGCCTTAGATACTTATAGATACGTCTGGGTCCTACATCTTGACGACGTAAGAACTCCAGTTTTACAAGAAATCAGAACATCTTGGGCAGGCTCTAAGTTAATTATGGGTAAGAGGAAAGTTTTACAAAAAGCATTGGGAGAAAAGAGGGAAgaagaatacaaagaaaatctgTATCAATTGAGTAAGCTTTGTAGCGGTGTCACTGGTTTATTGTTCACTGATGAGGATGTCAACACTGTCAAGGAATACTTTAAGTCATACGTTCGTTCAGACTATTCAAGACCGAACACGAAAGCACCACTAACATTTACAATTCCTGAGGGCATTGTCTACTCACGTGGTGGTCAAATTCCAGCTGAGGAAGATGTTCCAATGATTCATTCTTTAGAGCCAACTATGAGAaacaaatttgaaattccAACTAAAATCAAAGCTGGTAAGATCACCATTGACAGTCCATATTTAGTTTGCACTGAAGGAGAAAAATTAGATGTTCGTCAAGCTTTAATACTGAAACAATTCGGTATCGCTGCTTCTGAATTCAAAGTCAAGGTGTCGGCCTACTATGACAACGATAGCTCCACTGTTGAAAGCACTAACATCAACATGGAATAA
- the LAC1 gene encoding sphingosine N-acyltransferase LAC1 (Ceramide synthase component; involved in synthesis of ceramide from C26(acyl)-coenzyme A and dihydrosphingosine or phytosphingosine, functionally equivalent to Lag1p; LAC1 has a paralog, LAG1, that arose from the whole genome duplication), with the protein MSTIKPSPSNNNLKVRSRPRRKSSIGKIDLGDTVPSLGTMFETKESKTAAKRRMQRLSEATKNDSDLVKKIWFSFREISYRHAWIAPLMILIAVYSAYFTSGNTTKTNVLHRFVAVSYQIGDTNAYGKGINDLCFVFYYMIFFTFLREFLMDVVIRPFAIRLHVTSKHRIKRIMEQMYAIFYTGVSGPFGIYCMYHSDLWFFNTKAMYRTYPDFTNPFLFKVFYLGQAAFWAQQACILVLQLEKPRKDHNELTFHHIVTLLLIWSSYVFHFTKMGLPIYITMDVSDFLLSFSKTLNYLDSGLAFFSFAIFVVAWIYLRHYINLKILWSVLTQFRTEGNYVLNFATQQYKCWISLPIVFVLIGALQLVNLYWLFLIFRVLYRILWRGILKDDRSDSESDEESDESSTTPTDSTPTKKDI; encoded by the coding sequence ATGTCGACAATAAAGCCAAGCCCTTCAAACAACAATTTGAAAGTGAGGTCAAGACCAAGACGCAAGTCTTCCATAGGTAAGATCGACCTCGGGGACACTGTACCTAGTTTAGGTACTATGTTCGAGACAAAAGAATCTAAAACGGCTGCTAAAAGGCGTATGCAGAGATTATCTGAAGCCACCAAAAATGATAGCGACCTGGTCAAGAAAATCTGGTTTTCATTCCGAGAGATAAGTTACCGTCATGCCTGGATAGCTCCCTTGATGATTTTAATCGCGGTATATAGTGCCTATTTCACTTCTGGTAACACTACAAAGACAAATGTGTTACATAGATTTGTCGCTGTGTCATACCAAATAGGTGATACCAACGCATATGGTAAAGGTATTAACGATTTGTGCTTTGTATTTTACtatatgatttttttcacattcTTACGTGAATTCCTAATGGATGTTGTCATTAGACCGTTCGCTATTAGGTTACACGTCACTTCTAAGCAcagaataaaaagaatcATGGAACAAATGTACGCTATTTTCTACACCGGTGTTTCCGGTCCTTTCGGGATATATTGTATGTACCATTCGGATTTATGGTTTTTCAACACAAAGGCAATGTACAGAACATATCCAGATTTCACTAATCCCTTCTTATTCAAGGTATTCTATTTGGGTCAAGCTGCATTTTGGGCTCAACAAGCCTGCATTCTTGTATTGCAACTAGAAAAgccaagaaaagatcataaCGAGTTGACTTTCCATCATATTGTTACTTTACTATTGATTTGGTCTTCCTACGTATTTCATTTCACTAAAATGGGACTGCCAATCTATATCACAATGGATGTTtctgattttcttttgtcaTTCTCCAAAACTCTAAATTATTTGGACTCTGGattggcttttttttcttttgctaTCTTTGTTGTTGCGTGGATTTATTTGCGTCATTACATAAATTTAAAGATCCTATGGTCCGTTTTAACGCAATTTCGCACGGAAGGTAACTATGTCTTGAATTTTGCCACTCAGCAATATAAATGTTGGATTTCCTTACCAATTGTCTTTGTATTGATAGGCGCTTTGCAATTAGTGAATCTTTATTGGCTGTTCCTTATTTTTAGAGTTCTTTACAGGATTCTATGGAGAGGTATTCTCAAGGATGACAGAAGTGATAGTGAATCAGACGAAGAAAGTGATGAAAGTTCCACTACTCCAACTGACAGTACTCCAACGAAAAAGGATATTTGA
- the CAP1 gene encoding Cap1p (Alpha subunit of the capping protein heterodimer (Cap1p and Cap2p); capping protein (CP) binds to the barbed ends of actin filaments preventing further polymerization; localized predominantly to cortical actin patches; protein increases in abundance and relocalizes from bud neck to plasma membrane upon DNA replication stress), whose protein sequence is MSSSKFEEVINKIINDSPPGELREVYDDLIKITSENSKNTILDAIENYNVQNCIPIEVNGNSVIISKYNKEGAKFFDPVNSVIFSVNHLERKGLDIEPYEFTHAKIEKGQLKELHDKLHEYLLQSFPGDVSFAVYPVPEEISKISIIIVSTKYNPNNFWNGHWRSSYIYDLETRELSGQISTQVHYYEDGNVSFQSGKDINQSNVDDVVCTIRDIETNFENDLDLSFFDLNEKQFKALRRRLPVTRSKINWGSAIGSYRLGKNAAEGK, encoded by the coding sequence ATGTCTAGTAGTAAATTCGAAGAGGTCATCAACAAGATCATCAATGACAGCCCTCCAGGAGAATTAAGGGAAGTATACGACGATCTAATCAAGATCACAAGTGAAAACTCCAAAAATACTATTTTGGATGCTATTGAGAATTACAACGTGCAGAATTGCATCCCTATAGAAGTCAACGGGAACTCTGTAATTATTTCCAAATACAACAAGGAAGGAGCAAAGTTTTTTGATCCCGTAAATTCCGTAATATTTTCAGTTAACCATTTAGAGCGCAAGGGCCTTGACATTGAACCATATGAGTTCACGCATGCAAAGATAGAGAAAGGGCAATTGAAAGAACTGCACGATAAATTGCACgaatatcttcttcagagCTTTCCAGGTGATGTCAGTTTTGCTGTTTACCCAGTCCCTGAGGAAATAAGTAAAatttctattattattgttagcACCAAATATAATCCAAACAATTTCTGGAACGGCCATTGGAGATCAAGCTACATCTACGATTTGGAGACCAGGGAGTTATCCGGTCAAATCTCTACGCAAGTCCACTATTACGAAGACGGTAACGTTAGTTTCCAATCTGGGAAGGATATCAATCAATCTAACGTTGATGACGTTGTTTGCACAATAAGGGATATTGAGACGAATTTCGAAAATGATCTAgatctttcatttttcgACTTGAACGAAAAACAGTTTAAGGCCTTAAGAAGAAGATTACCAGTCACGAGATCCAAAATTAACTGGGGTAGTGCGATTGGCAGTTATAGATTGGGTAAGAATGCGGCAGAAGGcaaatga
- the SFT1 gene encoding Sft1p (Intra-Golgi v-SNARE; required for transport of proteins between an early and a later Golgi compartment) — MSNSRYSQTESNNDRKLEGLANKLATFRNINQEIGDRAVSDSSVINQMTDSLGSMFTDIKNSSSRLTRSLKAGNSIWRMVGLALLIFFILYTLFKLF, encoded by the exons ATGTCAAATTCTAGGTATTCTCAGACCGAATCAAAC AATGATAGGAAACTAGAGGGGTTAGCCAATAAATTAGCTACATTCAGAAACATAAACCAAGAGATTGGAGACCGAGCGGTCTCTGACAGTTCTGTCATAAACCAAATGACAGATTCATTGGGATCGATGTTTACCGATATCAAAAATTCGTCCTCAAGGTTAACCCGATCATTAAAGGCTGGTAATAGCATATGGAGAATGGTGGGTTTGGCGTTattaatattcttcattctATATACCCTGTTTAAGTTATTTTAG
- the RPL14A gene encoding 60S ribosomal protein eL14 RPL14A (Ribosomal 60S subunit protein L14A; N-terminally acetylated; homologous to mammalian ribosomal protein L14, no bacterial homolog; RPL14A has a paralog, RPL14B, that arose from the whole genome duplication), translating into MSTDSIVKASNWRLVEVGRVVLIKKGQSAGKLAAIVEIIDQKKVLIDGPKAGVPRQAINLGQVVLTPLTFALPRGARTATVSKKWAAAAVCEKWAASSWAKKIAQRERRAALTDFERFQVMVLRKQKRYTVKKALAKA; encoded by the exons atGTCCACCGATTCTATTGTCAAGGCTTCTAACTGGAGATTAGTCGAAGTTGGCCGTGTGGTTTTGATCAAGAAGGGTCAATCCGCAGGTAAATTGGCCGCTATCGTCGAAATTATTGACCAAAAGAAG GTTTTGATTGACGGTCCAAAAGCTGGTGTTCCACGTCAAGCCATCAACTTGGGTCAAGTTGTCTTAACTCCATTGACCTTTGCTCTACCAAGAGGTGCTAGAACTGCTACCGTTTCTAAGAAGTGggctgctgctgctgtcTGCGAAAAGTGGGCTGCTTCATCTTGGGCTAAGAAGATTGCTCAACGTGAAAGACGTGCTGCTTTGACTGACTTTGAAAGATTCCAAGTTATGGTTTTAAGAAAGCAAAAGAGATACACTGTCAAGAAGGCTTTGGCTAAGGCTTAA